In a single window of the Myxococcus guangdongensis genome:
- the tssK gene encoding type VI secretion system baseplate subunit TssK encodes MPPFKLARVRWHVGQTLLPEHFEAQEESLEAQVRLQASLSGTPSHGVAAMAWSEPLLAGGSLSIATLTAVTPAGFVVDVPGNAVLPPFSLEGTGRAEATVYLHVLGGSQGAAGVRLYAEDSPVLERVMRRLRLSAEPVLDGAIDTLPLAVFQRDTEGVWGLTEDLVPPLLLVGPHPFLSALLVRLDDLLEQARLQLIARLSDSYLRSDRLTNARRALCEVQRLQALRGDMSRHVSPHPYDFFDALRDLYFESCCYLEMMPDTDLPTYQHDSPGKGLIRWVELLTRALQPESTRATHRSFTARDGQFIFSPLPPEVLESGELYMLVQRKRAGEPLVVDGVKLAGPSRLATVRRMALKGIPYHHVPHPSFPHALGPEIDWYQLVQGEEWQFALRENGLAFYATPALQGAQVSLFWRRA; translated from the coding sequence ATGCCCCCCTTCAAGCTCGCCCGGGTCCGGTGGCACGTCGGTCAGACGCTGCTGCCGGAGCACTTCGAGGCCCAGGAAGAATCACTGGAGGCCCAGGTCCGCCTCCAGGCTTCGCTATCCGGTACGCCGAGTCACGGCGTGGCGGCCATGGCCTGGAGCGAGCCACTGCTGGCCGGTGGGAGCCTGTCCATTGCCACGTTGACGGCGGTGACCCCCGCCGGCTTCGTGGTGGATGTGCCGGGCAACGCGGTGCTGCCGCCCTTCTCGCTCGAGGGGACCGGCCGCGCCGAGGCCACCGTCTACCTGCACGTGCTGGGGGGCAGCCAGGGCGCCGCGGGGGTGCGGCTGTACGCGGAGGACTCGCCGGTGTTGGAGCGGGTCATGCGTCGGCTGCGCCTGTCCGCGGAGCCGGTGCTGGACGGGGCCATCGACACGCTGCCCCTGGCCGTGTTCCAGCGGGACACCGAGGGCGTGTGGGGACTGACGGAGGACCTGGTGCCTCCGCTGCTGCTCGTCGGTCCCCACCCGTTCCTCTCGGCCCTGCTCGTCAGGCTCGATGACCTGTTGGAGCAGGCGCGGCTGCAGCTCATCGCGCGCCTGTCCGACAGCTACCTGCGCTCGGACCGGCTCACCAATGCCCGCCGCGCGCTGTGCGAGGTGCAGCGGCTGCAAGCGCTTCGCGGCGACATGAGTCGCCACGTCTCACCCCACCCGTACGACTTCTTCGACGCGCTGCGGGACCTGTACTTCGAGTCCTGCTGCTACCTGGAGATGATGCCGGACACGGACCTGCCCACGTATCAGCACGACAGCCCGGGCAAGGGCCTCATCCGCTGGGTGGAGCTGCTCACGCGCGCGCTCCAGCCGGAGTCCACGCGCGCCACGCACCGCTCGTTCACCGCCCGCGACGGGCAGTTCATCTTCTCGCCGCTGCCGCCCGAGGTGCTGGAGAGCGGCGAGCTGTACATGCTGGTGCAGCGCAAGCGGGCCGGAGAGCCCCTGGTGGTGGACGGGGTGAAGCTCGCGGGGCCCTCGCGCCTGGCCACGGTGCGGCGCATGGCCCTCAAGGGCATCCCCTACCACCACGTCCCGCACCCCTCGTTCCCGCATGCGCTGGGACCCGAGATAGACTGGTACCAGCTCGTGCAGGGCGAGGAGTGGCAGTTCGCGCTGCGCGAGAATGGCCTGGCCTTCTACGCCACCCCGGCGTTGCAGGGAGCCCAGGTGTCCCTCTTCTGGCGCAGGGCGTGA
- a CDS encoding type VI secretion system baseplate subunit TssF: MTRPKDRLHQDFLEEMASLERFRQRFHERYPAAPLEREDPDVRRLIEAMAFFSVQTRHATLHNLRSTWRRLFAGFFDFLLEPLPTRAVVQAQPMGKMGEAVLLPRGTELRLSPAEGEPGTFRLQRDLRVLPITLESTEVRPLVKGGHRLMLHFESRHERADAIGTMSLHVRHLDEYLPSLAVFHALRQHLREVSVVYGPPADEHVTGERCEVSFDREPPAPDDSETFAHPLQRLRSFFLFPETELFLHVAVPPSRGGWRRFSLCFDLAQAWTVGRSHRPDFLVPFAVPVENLRAEPAQVITTDGTRSEHPIRNMSAGRELALHSVTGVFEMTKTGLAPLRPAHLPGTGPGYEVEEVPSENGPSPHLVLRMPEAFTTPRKLVVEALWHQPRFASEASGRMSVSVPARHIEGLEWRLVGQLQPDRESPLRDDLTALTQLLAWKAQATMGLDELRSVLQHLGTPSEGPFRRCLPLLREMSVSRVPDSAMKGSGLRNIYEVVLEPFEEGFEPLVVTFLTRVRDLLDAWNHEATVELKATIAGQGPLALPGAS; the protein is encoded by the coding sequence ATGACCCGCCCGAAGGACCGGCTGCACCAGGACTTCCTCGAGGAGATGGCCTCCCTCGAGCGCTTCCGCCAACGCTTCCACGAGCGCTACCCCGCCGCCCCCCTGGAGCGGGAGGACCCGGACGTGCGCCGCCTCATCGAGGCGATGGCGTTCTTCTCCGTGCAGACGCGCCACGCGACGCTGCACAACCTGCGCTCCACGTGGCGCCGGCTGTTCGCCGGCTTCTTCGACTTCCTGCTGGAGCCCCTGCCCACGCGCGCGGTGGTGCAGGCGCAGCCCATGGGGAAGATGGGGGAAGCGGTGCTCCTGCCGCGCGGCACCGAGCTGCGGCTGTCACCCGCCGAGGGAGAGCCCGGCACCTTCCGCCTCCAGCGGGATTTGCGCGTGCTGCCCATCACCCTGGAGTCCACCGAGGTGCGCCCGCTGGTGAAGGGTGGCCACCGGCTGATGCTCCACTTCGAGTCGCGGCACGAGCGCGCGGACGCCATCGGCACGATGAGCCTGCACGTGCGCCACCTGGACGAGTACCTGCCGTCCCTGGCGGTGTTCCACGCGCTGCGCCAGCACCTGCGCGAGGTCAGCGTGGTGTACGGGCCGCCCGCCGACGAGCACGTCACGGGTGAGCGGTGCGAGGTGTCGTTCGACCGGGAGCCGCCGGCGCCGGACGACTCGGAGACCTTCGCCCATCCGCTGCAGCGGCTGCGCTCGTTCTTCCTCTTCCCGGAGACGGAGCTCTTCCTCCACGTCGCGGTGCCGCCGTCGCGTGGCGGGTGGCGGCGCTTCAGCCTGTGCTTCGACCTGGCGCAGGCATGGACGGTGGGCCGCTCCCACCGGCCGGACTTCCTGGTGCCCTTCGCGGTGCCGGTGGAGAACCTGCGCGCGGAGCCCGCACAGGTCATCACCACGGACGGCACCCGCTCCGAGCACCCCATCCGCAACATGAGCGCGGGGCGGGAGTTGGCGCTGCACTCGGTGACGGGCGTGTTCGAGATGACCAAGACGGGGCTCGCGCCGCTGAGGCCCGCGCACCTGCCCGGCACCGGCCCCGGCTACGAGGTGGAGGAGGTGCCGTCGGAGAACGGCCCCTCCCCGCACCTGGTGCTGCGCATGCCGGAGGCCTTCACCACGCCGCGCAAGCTGGTGGTGGAGGCGCTGTGGCACCAGCCGCGCTTCGCCTCGGAGGCGTCGGGGCGGATGTCGGTGAGCGTGCCGGCGCGCCACATCGAGGGCCTGGAGTGGCGGCTGGTCGGCCAGCTCCAGCCGGACCGCGAGAGCCCGCTGCGGGATGATTTGACGGCGCTCACCCAGCTGCTCGCCTGGAAGGCGCAGGCCACGATGGGGCTGGACGAGCTGCGCTCGGTGCTCCAGCACCTGGGCACGCCCTCCGAGGGTCCCTTCCGCCGGTGTCTGCCGCTCCTGCGCGAGATGAGCGTGTCGCGGGTGCCCGACAGCGCGATGAAGGGCTCCGGGCTGCGGAACATCTACGAGGTGGTGCTGGAGCCCTTCGAGGAGGGCTTCGAGCCGCTGGTGGTGACGTTCCTGACGCGGGTCCGAGATTTGCTGGATGCGTGGAACCACGAGGCGACGGTGGAGTTGAAGGCGACCATCGCCGGTCAAGGTCCCCTCGCCCTTCCTGGAGCCTCCTGA
- a CDS encoding DotU family type IV/VI secretion system protein: protein MKMPHWKAILLAYRHVEELLERELGTVNLDPSLREHLSEGALDAMSRTLMAELDTLRAVLEQDLRSDDVEKVLQPFAFLVDEKVLARLSNEDAQHWPLLQLRAFGVDAGGDLFFELADTALRRPDTAPLLFEMLHFCLTAGFIGRHVGHPARLRDYREQLAARIPRPETQMGEVQTEAAPPPPTLYDFPWRYYAVTVSIIIAVPVVLWHLSN, encoded by the coding sequence ATGAAGATGCCGCACTGGAAAGCCATCCTCCTGGCCTACCGCCACGTGGAGGAGCTGCTCGAGCGGGAGCTGGGCACGGTGAACCTGGACCCCTCCTTGCGCGAGCACCTGTCCGAGGGCGCCCTGGACGCGATGTCCCGCACGCTGATGGCCGAGCTGGACACCCTGCGCGCGGTGCTGGAGCAGGACCTGCGCTCCGACGACGTGGAGAAGGTGCTCCAGCCCTTCGCCTTCCTGGTCGACGAGAAGGTGCTCGCCCGCCTGTCCAACGAGGACGCGCAGCACTGGCCGCTGTTGCAGCTGCGCGCGTTCGGCGTGGACGCGGGCGGCGACCTCTTCTTCGAGCTGGCGGACACCGCCCTGAGGCGCCCGGACACGGCGCCGCTGCTCTTCGAGATGCTGCACTTCTGCCTCACGGCGGGCTTCATCGGCCGGCACGTGGGCCACCCGGCGCGGCTGCGCGACTACCGCGAGCAGCTGGCGGCCCGCATCCCCCGCCCGGAGACGCAGATGGGCGAGGTGCAGACCGAGGCGGCGCCCCCTCCTCCCACCCTGTACGACTTCCCCTGGCGCTACTACGCCGTGACGGTGTCCATCATCATCGCGGTGCCGGTGGTGCTCTGGCACCTGTCCAACTGA
- the tssE gene encoding type VI secretion system baseplate subunit TssE, with the protein MGRASFLDKFATRADSGRASGKKGHSELEHVVRNLEAVLNTKEGYGFFRRDFGLGEYTEKYGTRELVETLTRELTEEISRHEPRLSNVELTMRGRDAGLWLHFGLVGTVGQERRKLRLRFDTLSGHVRVEEEP; encoded by the coding sequence ATGGGCCGAGCCTCCTTCCTCGACAAGTTCGCCACCCGCGCCGACTCCGGGCGCGCGTCCGGCAAGAAGGGCCACAGCGAGCTGGAGCACGTGGTGCGCAACCTGGAGGCCGTGCTCAACACCAAGGAGGGCTACGGCTTCTTCCGCCGCGACTTCGGCCTGGGTGAGTACACGGAGAAGTACGGCACGCGGGAGCTGGTGGAGACGCTCACCCGCGAGCTGACCGAGGAGATCTCCCGCCACGAGCCGCGCCTGTCGAACGTGGAGCTGACGATGCGCGGGCGCGACGCGGGGCTGTGGCTGCACTTCGGCCTGGTCGGCACGGTGGGACAGGAGCGCCGCAAGCTGCGCCTGCGCTTCGACACGCTCAGCGGCCACGTCCGCGTGGAGGAGGAGCCATGA
- a CDS encoding type VI secretion system membrane subunit TssM codes for MAGEKNPVAAAASAAATTADAARPYLTWILIGLGVLLALALVVGLVWWWRKRRVAPMVETRKKLDTSALVRIRNQFLSALPIRYRVAVLDFPTVVVLGPAGAGKTTLIDLEVDWRRQERQFMPSYTSDPLLQMFLGPDKVVHEVSAALLEDDSQEARKALSRLWKASFRRQKGRVVVALDARWLAETPPDEVRRVIQLVRGKINLLSEASRGAVETRLCLTHMDAMVGFSDFAQLLRSHGIPLHWDVPPAGEEGRLAAGLQPLEQYFALGLVSLSVDAFGRLEEFYARGGESFAALARFVTGLVEGGTLSYRPELTRVYVSSPVAEARSAGVLAIAPEKRNVELRARYRGKHLTRCAVLLAVGVLPVVAAYANFYNRLAEAQRHMEDFESTVQRLGQQHLTASGEVVVDKGQGAMQAMDALLLAARYFPLLSSSFQDEKEVLRAQLSNTVRLSYLKPLLESCQEQCQRCGPLIPGCAPTEMVGSRSLWTASHAEERCERETLCRPEQMLHLMAVARASRNDDMGRFVLSYLDGQYRKRWNWAADSLGLLGTRAAEKGGDWMEATGLREEVVGDYVISTDQAWRTGLQTQGQVPWMRWPYEWLSEESYLGPWRDHLIKLQLVLSAREMDLERWRSLASERQRLRLTLAQSMAYTSAHKVLALLDASGAPESQATLKGVDNTLVALDWLREHEPMLSAVLRMEDEIDAGLRAASEMSTAELLTRTGGLFVPANGDARLEVRVMQQSFEFRPKELSRSLLDKLLRQIEQGQRPFSRTSLGLPPGAVASAAEAGMGLSLEDAMDVGAVDALPSRRGVEWLSFETDIKPLVDEFTLRMADSKLSRAEAAQRQGYVLKKVANFGQRYRQDLLVKYRDYRFTALTTTLASELSSVTQPTSELVAMLREVATGAGIGPMEGPYYEPLRQELSLFRPIVQLMTPDKDGQTAQLAAYLLLVSQLHTEVSGFSAPPAAGAARTIVPASLRSGAEETPASNEDGGRQLTDLLTPLGRVGLSMLLDEEGSYLRRVDEWLDKQGILGELRRPFREPFLMTRELGRAELERVLEEQWEWRFRTLLTPLLRRYPFAVEASQELDPTELEVLKRKDGAFWQFVAQVLSPVVEERGTEWMLRRPLRQQLAVPPRMLVMLGRLSKLAKLLWNDEGKPQPLQLQVRPLPLPPSGENGFVTMSFLKCGEAAAFGFNQTPAWQDFALAWWEPRSASVGVELRVPGREAKRYRSTELSRSSWNCFRILDAATFDAEQNAIWPLPGPDGSQHSEIRLRFGMRGGPWTLFQEVTR; via the coding sequence ATGGCGGGCGAGAAGAACCCCGTTGCCGCGGCCGCGAGCGCGGCGGCGACGACAGCGGATGCGGCGCGACCCTATCTGACGTGGATATTGATAGGGCTCGGGGTGCTGCTCGCCTTGGCGCTCGTCGTCGGGCTGGTGTGGTGGTGGCGCAAGCGGCGGGTGGCGCCGATGGTGGAGACGCGCAAGAAGCTGGACACCAGCGCGCTCGTGCGCATCCGCAACCAGTTCCTGAGCGCGCTGCCCATCCGCTACCGGGTGGCGGTGCTGGACTTCCCCACGGTGGTGGTGCTCGGGCCGGCGGGCGCGGGCAAGACGACGCTCATCGACCTGGAGGTGGACTGGCGGCGGCAGGAGCGGCAGTTCATGCCCAGCTACACCTCGGACCCGCTGCTCCAGATGTTCCTGGGGCCGGACAAGGTGGTCCACGAGGTGTCCGCGGCGCTGCTGGAGGACGACTCGCAGGAGGCGCGCAAGGCGCTCAGCCGCCTGTGGAAGGCGAGCTTCCGTCGGCAGAAGGGGCGCGTCGTGGTGGCGCTGGACGCGCGCTGGCTGGCGGAGACGCCGCCGGACGAGGTGCGCCGGGTCATCCAGCTGGTGCGCGGGAAGATCAACCTGCTGTCCGAGGCGAGCCGGGGCGCGGTGGAGACGCGCCTGTGTCTGACGCACATGGACGCGATGGTGGGCTTCTCCGACTTCGCCCAGTTGCTGCGCAGCCATGGCATCCCCCTGCACTGGGACGTGCCGCCCGCGGGCGAGGAGGGCCGGCTGGCGGCGGGGCTGCAGCCGCTGGAGCAGTACTTCGCGCTGGGCCTGGTCTCGCTGTCGGTGGACGCCTTCGGGCGGCTGGAGGAGTTCTACGCGCGCGGGGGTGAGTCGTTCGCGGCGCTCGCGCGGTTCGTGACGGGGCTGGTGGAGGGCGGCACGCTGTCCTACCGCCCGGAGCTGACGCGGGTGTACGTGTCGTCGCCGGTGGCGGAGGCCCGCTCGGCGGGCGTGCTCGCCATCGCTCCGGAGAAGCGCAACGTGGAGCTGCGCGCGCGCTACCGGGGCAAGCACCTGACCCGCTGCGCGGTGTTGCTCGCGGTGGGCGTGCTGCCGGTGGTGGCGGCGTACGCGAACTTCTACAACCGCCTGGCGGAGGCCCAGCGGCACATGGAGGACTTCGAGTCCACGGTGCAGCGGCTGGGGCAGCAGCACCTGACGGCGTCGGGCGAGGTGGTGGTGGACAAGGGCCAGGGCGCGATGCAGGCCATGGACGCGCTGCTGCTGGCCGCGCGCTACTTCCCGCTCTTGAGCAGCAGCTTCCAGGACGAGAAGGAGGTGCTGCGCGCGCAGCTGTCCAACACGGTGCGCCTGTCCTATCTCAAGCCCCTGTTGGAGTCCTGCCAGGAGCAGTGCCAGCGCTGTGGTCCCCTCATCCCGGGCTGCGCGCCGACGGAGATGGTGGGCAGCCGCTCGCTGTGGACGGCGTCGCACGCGGAGGAGCGCTGCGAGCGGGAGACGCTCTGTCGTCCCGAGCAGATGCTGCACCTGATGGCGGTGGCGCGGGCGTCGCGCAACGACGACATGGGGCGCTTCGTCCTGTCGTACCTGGATGGGCAGTACCGCAAGCGCTGGAACTGGGCGGCGGACTCGCTGGGGCTGTTGGGGACACGCGCCGCGGAGAAGGGCGGCGACTGGATGGAGGCCACGGGGCTGCGCGAGGAGGTGGTGGGCGACTACGTCATCTCCACCGACCAGGCCTGGCGCACGGGACTGCAGACGCAAGGCCAGGTGCCGTGGATGCGCTGGCCCTACGAGTGGCTGTCCGAGGAGAGCTACCTGGGGCCGTGGCGCGACCACCTCATCAAGCTGCAGCTGGTGTTGAGCGCGCGGGAGATGGACCTGGAGCGGTGGCGCTCGCTGGCCAGTGAGCGGCAGCGGCTGAGGCTGACGCTGGCGCAGAGCATGGCGTACACGTCCGCGCACAAGGTGCTGGCGCTCCTGGATGCGTCCGGCGCGCCGGAGAGCCAGGCCACGCTCAAGGGCGTGGACAACACGCTCGTCGCGCTCGACTGGCTGCGCGAGCACGAGCCGATGCTGTCCGCGGTGCTGCGCATGGAGGACGAAATCGACGCGGGCCTGAGGGCCGCGTCGGAGATGTCCACCGCGGAGCTGCTCACGCGCACCGGGGGCCTCTTCGTGCCGGCCAACGGCGACGCGCGCCTGGAGGTGCGGGTGATGCAGCAGTCCTTCGAGTTCCGCCCGAAGGAGCTGTCGCGCTCGCTGCTGGACAAGCTGCTGCGACAGATTGAACAGGGCCAGCGGCCCTTCAGCCGTACCTCGCTGGGGCTGCCTCCGGGCGCGGTGGCGTCCGCGGCCGAGGCCGGGATGGGGCTGTCGCTGGAGGACGCGATGGACGTGGGCGCGGTGGACGCCCTGCCCTCGCGCCGCGGCGTGGAGTGGCTGAGCTTCGAGACGGACATCAAGCCGCTGGTGGACGAGTTCACCCTGCGCATGGCGGACTCGAAGCTGTCGCGCGCGGAGGCCGCGCAGCGCCAGGGCTACGTGCTCAAGAAGGTGGCCAACTTCGGGCAGCGCTACCGGCAGGACCTGCTGGTGAAGTACCGCGACTACCGCTTCACGGCGCTGACGACGACGCTGGCCTCGGAGCTGTCCTCGGTGACGCAGCCGACCTCCGAGCTGGTGGCGATGCTGCGCGAGGTGGCCACGGGGGCGGGAATCGGCCCGATGGAGGGCCCGTACTACGAGCCGCTGCGCCAGGAGCTGTCGCTGTTCCGGCCCATCGTGCAGCTGATGACGCCGGACAAGGACGGGCAGACGGCGCAGCTCGCGGCGTACCTGCTGCTGGTGTCGCAGCTGCACACGGAGGTGTCGGGCTTCAGCGCGCCGCCGGCGGCCGGGGCCGCGCGCACCATCGTCCCCGCGTCCCTGCGTTCGGGCGCGGAGGAGACGCCCGCGTCGAACGAGGATGGCGGACGGCAGCTGACGGACCTGCTCACGCCGCTGGGCCGCGTGGGCCTGTCCATGTTGCTCGACGAGGAGGGCTCGTACCTGCGCCGCGTGGACGAGTGGCTGGACAAGCAGGGCATCCTGGGCGAGCTGCGCCGGCCCTTCCGCGAGCCCTTCCTGATGACGCGTGAGCTGGGCCGGGCCGAGCTGGAGCGCGTGCTGGAGGAGCAATGGGAGTGGCGCTTCCGCACGCTGCTCACGCCGCTGCTGCGTCGCTACCCGTTCGCGGTGGAGGCGAGCCAGGAGTTGGACCCGACGGAGCTGGAGGTGCTCAAGCGCAAGGACGGCGCCTTCTGGCAGTTCGTGGCGCAGGTGCTCTCGCCGGTGGTGGAGGAGCGCGGCACGGAGTGGATGCTGCGCCGGCCGCTGCGTCAGCAGCTCGCCGTCCCGCCGCGCATGCTGGTGATGCTCGGCCGGCTGTCGAAGCTGGCGAAGCTCTTGTGGAACGACGAGGGCAAGCCGCAGCCGCTGCAGCTCCAGGTGCGCCCGTTGCCGCTGCCGCCGTCGGGTGAGAACGGCTTCGTCACCATGTCCTTCCTGAAGTGCGGCGAGGCGGCGGCGTTCGGCTTCAACCAGACGCCCGCGTGGCAGGACTTCGCGCTGGCGTGGTGGGAGCCGCGCTCGGCCTCCGTCGGCGTCGAGTTGCGCGTGCCGGGCCGGGAGGCCAAGCGCTACCGCTCGACGGAGCTCTCGCGCTCGTCGTGGAACTGCTTCCGCATCCTGGATGCCGCTACATTCGACGCCGAGCAGAACGCCATCTGGCCCTTGCCGGGCCCGGATGGTTCACAACACTCGGAGATTCGTTTGCGCTTCGGCATGCGTGGCGGCCCCTGGACGCTGTTCCAGGAGGTGACGCGATGA
- a CDS encoding YhgE/Pip domain-containing protein — protein MKALLGTLAELRGDLETTGSGGVARIGGARSAIESMAEGVTALIASIRPDLEPPLMGLLARIDAFDAKLAATKQPEAERMREQLAPLRSRVDGASQSMASSLASLEGGAGGSLTSAKDGAATSLGSLETTLSTQVQSLTGQVEAVEKAIVPAQAQVDSLIKQANEALEMLVAGALASVAAIREPLKMAVDTAMKTLDAVVEKLAALKEQVLALFMPLPAVLEQLQTLYQTLVGSLEALLTKVNTLLDAIPAANLPKPLVTPAVQAIQQVVTQITTQLGTFSSQMTTQMGTLQDQVLTQVDQVRTQALAQVETVQKQLVQQVDTLKQTILQQVQPVSAQMDQAVAAAVTQVGTAKDQAIAQVTTVQDQMAARVDTVKTQVKSQLPTLQEQVDAGAKAAEAQVETARASAEDQVASTRATLKSQVDATTSSVNAELDALEARPIPTASSVEQQLAASAAAAQAKVASARSSAEAQVESAKAQASSAQAKAEAEAKAQVESAQAKAEAEAQARAPTSEAALKSEAERRAEAELAARTPAVPTGKRPSKA, from the coding sequence GTGAAGGCATTGCTGGGCACGCTGGCGGAGCTGCGGGGAGACCTCGAGACGACGGGCTCGGGGGGCGTGGCCCGCATCGGTGGAGCCCGCTCGGCCATCGAGTCCATGGCGGAGGGCGTCACCGCGCTCATCGCCTCGATTCGTCCCGATTTGGAGCCTCCGTTGATGGGGTTGCTCGCGCGCATCGATGCGTTCGACGCGAAGCTCGCGGCGACGAAGCAGCCGGAGGCGGAGCGGATGCGCGAGCAGCTGGCGCCGCTGCGCTCGCGGGTGGATGGCGCGTCCCAGTCGATGGCGTCGAGCCTCGCGAGCCTGGAGGGTGGGGCGGGGGGCTCGCTGACGTCCGCGAAGGATGGCGCGGCGACGTCGCTGGGCTCACTCGAGACGACGCTGTCCACGCAGGTGCAGTCGCTGACGGGGCAGGTGGAGGCGGTGGAGAAGGCCATCGTCCCCGCGCAGGCGCAGGTGGACTCGCTCATCAAGCAGGCCAACGAGGCGCTGGAGATGCTGGTCGCGGGGGCGTTGGCCTCGGTCGCGGCCATCCGTGAGCCGCTGAAGATGGCGGTGGACACGGCGATGAAGACGCTGGACGCCGTCGTCGAGAAGCTCGCCGCGCTCAAGGAGCAGGTGCTGGCGCTCTTCATGCCGCTGCCCGCGGTGCTGGAGCAACTCCAGACGCTGTATCAGACGCTCGTCGGTTCGCTGGAGGCGCTGCTCACCAAGGTGAACACGCTCCTGGACGCGATTCCCGCGGCGAATCTGCCCAAGCCCCTGGTGACGCCCGCGGTGCAGGCCATCCAGCAGGTGGTGACGCAAATCACCACGCAGCTGGGCACGTTCTCCTCGCAGATGACGACGCAGATGGGCACGCTCCAGGACCAGGTGCTCACCCAGGTGGACCAGGTGCGCACGCAGGCGCTCGCGCAGGTGGAGACGGTGCAGAAGCAGCTGGTCCAGCAGGTGGACACGCTCAAGCAGACCATCCTCCAGCAGGTGCAGCCCGTCAGTGCGCAGATGGACCAGGCTGTCGCGGCCGCTGTCACCCAGGTGGGCACGGCGAAGGACCAGGCCATCGCCCAGGTGACGACGGTGCAGGACCAGATGGCCGCGCGTGTGGACACGGTGAAGACGCAGGTGAAGTCCCAGCTGCCCACGTTGCAGGAGCAGGTGGACGCGGGCGCGAAGGCCGCGGAAGCGCAGGTGGAGACCGCGCGAGCCTCGGCCGAGGACCAGGTCGCCTCGACGCGCGCGACGCTGAAGTCCCAGGTCGATGCGACGACGAGCAGCGTGAACGCGGAGCTGGATGCGCTGGAGGCGCGGCCGATTCCGACGGCGTCCTCGGTGGAGCAGCAGCTGGCCGCGAGCGCTGCGGCCGCGCAGGCCAAGGTCGCGTCGGCGCGGTCGTCAGCCGAGGCCCAGGTCGAGTCCGCGAAGGCGCAGGCGTCGTCCGCGCAGGCGAAGGCGGAGGCCGAGGCCAAGGCCCAGGTCGAGTCCGCCCAGGCGAAGGCCGAAGCGGAGGCGCAGGCTCGCGCTCCCACGTCCGAGGCCGCGCTGAAGTCCGAGGCGGAGCGCCGCGCGGAGGCGGAGCTCGCGGCGCGGACGCCTGCTGTGCCCACCGGGAAGCGTCCCTCGAAGGCGTGA